The nucleotide window TGCGGATCGTTGTAGGCCGCATAGACGAGCACCGCGGCGCTCGCGATGAGCCCGATGCCTGTCACGAGCGCGGCCGGCATCACGGTGCCGACGAACTGCCGGCAGATAAACGGAAGCAGAAGCCAGACACCGAATACGACCAGCACATCGATGCGCGGCGCGAGCGCCCAGAAGTCGAACCCGGATTCGGCGACGGCCCATGCGAGCGTGCCGAGCAGCAGCAGTCCGTACAGTGCGAGCGCCCATCGGTTGAGCCGGAAAACGAGCCATGCGACGGCGAGCATCGCGATGCCCGCGGCAACGTAATACGGCGAGCCGCGCAGCGCGACTAGCCAGATCCCACCGACGAGCAGGTACAGGCCGGATAGCGCAGCGAAGAGTATGGTTAGCCAAAGGAACCAACGTGCGCCTCGTGGGACAGGTTTCCGGAGGGGATCCCGCGTATTTCGCGGTTGCGGCGTTTCGGGCGTCATGGCAATGAATCTCGATCCATTTCGTTTTTTTGAGTGTCCGCATCGGGCATGCAGCGCGTAATGAAGCCTGGCGGCGCTGCATCGGGACAGCGGCTAAAGAAATGCGTCGCACACTCCGTTCCCGGCGGCAAACATTACGCGACGATCCGGATGCACTTGCTGCCGTGGCGCGCGCGAGCGGACATCGTCGACGTAGTGGGGCTGCCAGGCAACAGCGTGTTTATTGTCGTTGCATCATTCGGTGCCGGTCATGGCTTCATTACGACCTTGATGCAGCCGTCTTCCTTGTCGCGAAACGTCTTGTACATCGCGGGCCCGTCTTCGAGCCGCACCGAATGCGTGATAACGAAAGACGGATCGATTTGCCCTTCCTGTATGCGCCGCAGCAGATCGTCGGTCCAGCGGTTCACGTGCGTTTGGCCCATTCGCCAGGTCAAGCCCTTATTCATCGCCGCGCCCATTGGAATCTTGTCGACGAGGCCGCCGTAGACGCCGGGTACCGAGATCGTGCCGGCCGGACGGCACACGTAAATCATTTCGCGCAACACGTGCGGCCGGTCGGTTTCGAGCATCACGGCCTGTTTGGCCCGGTCGTACATCGAGTCGACCGAGCGCGTGGCGTGCGATTCCATGCCGACTGCGTCGATGCATTTCTCGGGCCCCTTGCCGGCGGTCAGATCATGCAGCCGCTCGAGCACACTTTCGTTTTTGAAGTCGATCGTCGTCGCTCCGCCGGCACGCGCCATTGCGAGACGCTCGGGCACGTTATCGATGGCGATAACCTGTTTCGCGCCGAGCAGCACGGCGCTGCGAATCGCCATTTGCCCGACGGGCCCCGCACCCCAGATCGCCACTGTGTCGGTTGGCTCGATATCGCATTGCACCGCAGCCTGCCAGCCGGTCGGGAAAATATCGCCGAGAAAGAGCACCTGCTCGTCGGTCAATCCGTCCGGAATCTTCACGTGGGTCGTGTCGGCGAACGGCACTCTGACGTACTCGGCCTGACCGCCGGCGTAGCCGCCCGTTAGATGCGTATAGCCGAAAAGCCCCGCGGTGGTGTGTCCAAACATCTTGTCGGCCGCTTCCTTGCTGCGATTCGAGCGCTCGCATACCGAGAAATTGCCGCGCCTGCATTGATCGCATTCGCCGCAAATGATCGTGAACGGCACGACGACGCGGTCTCCCACCTTCAATGCAGCGTTATCCTTGCCGACTTCGAC belongs to Paraburkholderia sp. SOS3 and includes:
- a CDS encoding zinc-dependent alcohol dehydrogenase, giving the protein MKALRWHGKKDIRCDTVPDPQIEHPRDAIVKVTTCAICGSDLHLFDGFMPGMKHGDIMGHEFMGEVVEVGKDNAALKVGDRVVVPFTIICGECDQCRRGNFSVCERSNRSKEAADKMFGHTTAGLFGYTHLTGGYAGGQAEYVRVPFADTTHVKIPDGLTDEQVLFLGDIFPTGWQAAVQCDIEPTDTVAIWGAGPVGQMAIRSAVLLGAKQVIAIDNVPERLAMARAGGATTIDFKNESVLERLHDLTAGKGPEKCIDAVGMESHATRSVDSMYDRAKQAVMLETDRPHVLREMIYVCRPAGTISVPGVYGGLVDKIPMGAAMNKGLTWRMGQTHVNRWTDDLLRRIQEGQIDPSFVITHSVRLEDGPAMYKTFRDKEDGCIKVVMKP